The genomic segment AGCAACAGGGGGAGGAGCCATGAAGCCTGCAGAGGGTGGTTGATGCTGCTGTTGCTTCATCTGACTGCTGGATTGAGGGCCAACAGCTTGGGACTGAATCCCAGCCTGAGTAGGGCCCATCTGAACTTGAGGTTGTGACTTCTTGCCCTCCTTTAGAGACtgactcttctttttctgctgttttatcattcctgaaaaaacaaaaagatttggtacatttttgtgttttgcattaTGGGAATTTGAATAGTCAATCTTGCAGTAACTCACCTGTACCTTCAGCTTCACTGTCTGAACTAGAGTCACTGCTTTCCGATGAAGATCCAGCCTTTTTGGAAGTAGCCATGGACTCTACACTCTTCTCAACtagaaaaataacaatatatagATAACAATTTACCAACTCACTGTAATCGTAATTAAACTAGCACACACCTCCCCTTGCTGATTTCAATCAGTGCCTTACCTGGAACCTTCTTCTTCTTACGGAGGCATGAAGACACATATCTTTCCAGCTCACGCAGAGTGGAGGGCTTCAATGTCTCAAAGTCAATTTCAATCTCATCAGGGTTTGAATTTTTGAGCGAGGGTTCCCTGGACTGGATAATATGAACTACACGGCCAAGCTTATCACCAGGAAGCTTGTTGATGTCCAGGCTTAGCTGCCTCTTCTCTTCATACGTCATAGGCTTGCACTTTTCTCCTGTAATTGATGACCCAGTGGCTCCAAGATCGTCCTCCAGGCTGGGAAGTGGCTGCAGGTTGGAGGGATGAATGCTTTTCATTCCCTCCTTTttactaaagaaacacaaaaagacaaaacacaaaaatcttaAGTAACATTAACCAGCCTAAAAATTTAAGCCATTtcacaattaaaaacagaaatgtaaatgATAATATTCTTCAAatttggggggggggcaaaAAACAAGATATTAACAAGTAATCCCTCTCAAGTTTGTCTGACAACTCTCCTAAAAGTGTCTGCTGCACATCTCCACAGAGAAACCCACATCTGCTGCcaattttgtgtttctttttgtgttgatgtCTCTGGGAAGGTTTTGGCCTACAGCATTTGCACAGAGGGTGTATGGACACCAGCCAATGACAGCATGTGTGTGAAAATATAGATCAGTTTAAATCGCCAtcttgtgcctttttttttctttgtatagaTATATGTGCTATGTGTGAACTCAAAAGCACACATTCAAGCTCCAGTTGCAGAACTGCAGACTTTTACATGAAATCTGACCATACAGAACCTTTCAAGAAGTTGTGTGCAGGTGAACACACAAAAACCATGTCAATGGGATGTAACAATTAACCTTTTAGTACACATTCTTATTAAGACCTTTATTAGAGCAATATCAATGTATAACATGTTCTTAAATGGTTGAAGCtctaaaatcttttaaaacaaggcatcacagaaaacatgacaagaaAAGGGATATAAACCAACTGGGTAGTACAGTGATTCATCATGCAGTCCTGTGCTGCATGATAAATTACCAAAAATGTGCTTAACTACCTCCAGATAGTTCAATACCCACCTGGGTTTCTTTTTGGTAACGATctctttgttgttattgttagtAGTCTTGGTTTTCTTGGACAGCTGTGAAACAGGTGTAGCATCCTGGATCTCGTCTACAAGGCCAGGAACACTGCCTTTCTTCTTatgtttgtctttcttcttctctttcttctccttttcttttctctttggttTGCTGGCTTGTGGTTGTGACAGGGCAGCCAGCTGCTCGTGGACAGCCTTCAGCTGTTTGGAAAGATCAGACCAGCCCATGAAGTTTTTTCATAAATTACACATCGACTTTGCCATTGCGCtgatttttcctttgtttactaACCTGTTCCTGGAGCTCTGCCAACCTCTGGGCTCTCTCCTCTTCAGAGTCGTCTGTGGAGGATTCAGACTCAGAGGAAGAGTCGCTGGAGCTGTCTGAAGACGAAGGGACATGGGCTAATGGGGGCTGAGGCTTTACAGGGGCAGGATGGTGGAGTGTGGGAGCTGGGACAGAAACCACAGGCTTGCTCTCAGGTTCATCTGGCATCTTGGCAAAACGCATCTCAAAGACATCCTATAAAACATATggaaaaagtaagtaaaagCAATATTAAAGTATGTCTGTAAGACCAAACTAAATATATTACAATAACAAATACCAAGACAGAAATGTTTAGAATGTGACAGACTAAACccaaactttgaaaaaaaatgtaaagcaaTGCGACACTCAGGGTTTAAGGCAACAACATGGCAAAAGTATCCCCCAAAATAGAtgctttaatataaataaagctcCACTGACATGAACACTTTTTTAAACCACATAAACACTAAATGGCGTGTACGTACCTGTAGTTTCCTCGCCATGGCTACCACTTCATGGTCGGGTGGATTATATTTGTAGCAGTTAGAAAACATTAACCGTACATCAGCAGCAAATTCCTGGGGCTCTCGGTATTGCCTGTTCTCCAACTTAACCTAACAAGCAAATCACAGATATCAATAATACATTATGTCACAAATGTACTGCTAGAAATACTTCCACTACTTTAAACAAGGAGTCTTCAATATACCTTGATGGTGCTGAGGTCCATTGGATGTTTGATGATATCGTGATAATCGTGCAGTCCCAGTGCATCCACATCAACAGGTTTGTAGAATGGCCAGGCATAAGCAGCGTGTTTTTTGGAGAGCATCTCCCTAACTAGCACAGCACAGTAACCCATCTGATCCTGCGGTTTGGGACTGAGACCCCCACTTGGTCCACTGAGTCCTGTCCCCATCCCTATATGATGCTGAGAGTCTGGAGCTTCCTTCTTTATCAGCTTTGTGGGACGATTACTCTCTCGTCTGGGTAGTGTCTTCCCAGACTTGGATTCTGCTGGTGAAGACTCGCTTAGCTGGTCATTTGCTGTGGGCGTAGTAGtgtctgctttccttttttggCTCTTTCTTTGCTGGGTAGCCGTTATATAGAAAGAAAGCAGCAAAAAGGGGTGAAAGCAAAGGAAATCAGAGTGAGTTACTCAAATTCAATAGCACACACTTCTAATACTGAAAAGCATTGTTTGAGATGTGCCAGATCTATTCCCCTGTGTTAATGACACTCACTTTGGTCATAGTTATAGGGGTCTGCAGCATGGGGGCAGTGCTCTGGATGGATGACGGGGGAAGAGAGGTTTGAACAGGGAGAGGCACAGAAGTCATGATAGGAACTTGAGGAGCGCAGTCTGATTGACCCAGGGAGTACGGAGCTCCGAGCTGTGGTGCAAGGTTGGGTAACGTTGAGGGCACATGGGACGGCAGGGCCTGTATTAAAGGCTGGGGAGGTAGTGAAGGTGGGCCCTGCACTGGTCTTTGAGATGGTGGGGCTGGTGCAAGGTTTGACAGGCCCCGTGTTAGAGGAGTTGGGGATGAAGAATCAATGATGGCCCCTGGTTTCAAGTTTAGACCTTGATAACAGAATGAGACACTTTGATTAATATCCTGACTCACATAAGCTGGCTGTCTGAAAATATTTTGACAGCAAGGACAAGTAAGCAAGTCGCACACCTCCTTCTCTGCGGCCGCGACCCCGTCCTTTTCCTGTCATGACAACAATCTCAATTTCTTCCTGAGGCATTTCAGACACCTTTTGGAGAAAGATCTTCTCCAAAGCCTCAGCCATTAAGACTATGTCATCTCCAGGCTGCAGAGGGAGAAAAATGCTGTTAACAAAGATACAGGCATTTCTTTGACAAGTTATAGCAACGACAGCTTCTGTGTACAACCAGATCACCTTGTTATAAATGTAGCAGTTGGTAAACATTGTGTTAAAGTCTTGGATACATTCTTGGGCATTCCAGTAGTAACTGTTCTCGAGCCTTTTCTTGATTGTTCCCATGTCCATAGGGGTTTTGATTATTGTGTAGTAGTCCTGAAACAAGTACAAACATATATCAACATGTCTGTCATTGTCTATGAATATGCTAGAGCTGatttaacaaaataacatttagctttaaatatttttaggtcagtgtgcacacaaataaaaatccaaTACACATGTACCATATTGCTTTAAtatggtgaagaataaatgctACTATATCACTTTTTACAAGTGGAAAGTGAgctttttcttccatttatgCAGCCTTGAATATCAAGCAAATACTTAATAATATAGATGAGAAGCGTGACCTGATTAGTTTGCTTACATCAATACGTTGCCACAGattaatgcataaaaacataaaattatacATTATAAACATGTAGATGCTGAGAACCTTGTGGGGTTCACATCAGAGGTCTAATGTTATGATCAAAGTTTTGGGGTATGTGACATAACACCCAAAAGAAAAGAGCTAGTACTTACTGGCAGGTTAAGTTTAATTGCATCCACTGGTGCATGAAATGGCCAGGCAAACTGGTGCTTCCAAAGGGTTTTCACAACCACCTTGAGAAGGTACTGCAGCTGATTGGTCTGGCGCTTCGGCCTATTGGGGTTTATGCACTCAGGGGCTAAGAGATTGCCCGATGACTGGGCCTGCCCCTGGCTGCTGCTGCCCGACATCTGCGCTGTATCCAGGCCGTCCCCCATTCTGACAGGGTGGGGCGTGGCCTCAGGCCCCGAAGCGGGAGCTGGAGCAGGGGTAGTGGTGTTGGCAGGACACCAGTTCAGTCTTGGCCCCGGCACAGACTCCACTGACAGAGCACTGCTGATCCCATTGCACTCCTCACTGGACTCTctagagaggggaaaaaaaacaaaacagtttacgGCCTTGAACATGACCAGAAACATATCTTATATGGatacaaataaatctttaaCTAAATCACATGATAACATGGTTTTTAAATCCTCCAGGGCAACTATCATACATCAGCTTTCCTTCGGTTGTGTCCAGTGAAATACTTTTCTCACAACAGCACAGTTTATTCTAAAAATTAAACTCTGGAAACAAGTCATTCCAactatcagatttattttacagGTTTGTTAAACTATTATCAGGGCTCGAAGTACCATGTGCAAGTAAAAATGGAGAGATGCACCTAATTTTTGACTGTGCGTGTACCCGTGCAAGAATGGAAAAAGCTGGTAACGTAGTGTTGCTAACTTAGTGACTGATTGTTAGACCCTTCTagcaacttttttgtttttgtttgtttttttaagagacTTGCGACAAATATAGCAATTTTGTTCTTCCAGctacagtcagatattaatgtatattaatgtaaactgtagacaaaaacattacaaaagaCAAGTAAAAAATGCTTTACTGTAATGTGTTGTAGACACTGGCTGGGCACGTTAAACACATTAATTAATGCCAACAGCTATTTTATCATGCAGTGACATACgcaacaatgtgattaatcgtgtttaaaataaaaatgtttttatctttctcCAGCGCTAATTACAAACCAAACCAGACTtaagaaactaaattaaaaaacacttacatacgtcttttttt from the Melanotaenia boesemani isolate fMelBoe1 chromosome 2, fMelBoe1.pri, whole genome shotgun sequence genome contains:
- the brd4 gene encoding bromodomain-containing protein 4 isoform X2, with amino-acid sequence MDYKMHAKSNDLLDFQKLDALLEKIAHSVSVKRESSEECNGISSALSVESVPGPRLNWCPANTTTPAPAPASGPEATPHPVRMGDGLDTAQMSGSSSQGQAQSSGNLLAPECINPNRPKRQTNQLQYLLKVVVKTLWKHQFAWPFHAPVDAIKLNLPDYYTIIKTPMDMGTIKKRLENSYYWNAQECIQDFNTMFTNCYIYNKPGDDIVLMAEALEKIFLQKVSEMPQEEIEIVVMTGKGRGRGRREGGLNLKPGAIIDSSSPTPLTRGLSNLAPAPPSQRPVQGPPSLPPQPLIQALPSHVPSTLPNLAPQLGAPYSLGQSDCAPQVPIMTSVPLPVQTSLPPSSIQSTAPMLQTPITMTKQRKSQKRKADTTTPTANDQLSESSPAESKSGKTLPRRESNRPTKLIKKEAPDSQHHIGMGTGLSGPSGGLSPKPQDQMGYCAVLVREMLSKKHAAYAWPFYKPVDVDALGLHDYHDIIKHPMDLSTIKVKLENRQYREPQEFAADVRLMFSNCYKYNPPDHEVVAMARKLQDVFEMRFAKMPDEPESKPVVSVPAPTLHHPAPVKPQPPLAHVPSSSDSSSDSSSESESSTDDSEEERAQRLAELQEQLKAVHEQLAALSQPQASKPKRKEKEKKEKKKDKHKKKGSVPGLVDEIQDATPVSQLSKKTKTTNNNNKEIVTKKKPSKKEGMKSIHPSNLQPLPSLEDDLGATGSSITGEKCKPMTYEEKRQLSLDINKLPGDKLGRVVHIIQSREPSLKNSNPDEIEIDFETLKPSTLRELERYVSSCLRKKKKVPVEKSVESMATSKKAGSSSESSDSSSDSEAEGTGMIKQQKKKSQSLKEGKKSQPQVQMGPTQAGIQSQAVGPQSSSQMKQQQHQPPSAGFMAPPPVAALESSQLLETSFESLPPFGQPLMHMSHHTGNSASPAPPHLNTHSAGPVSPETHPFLNQHPVLTSPALHGSMPQQPSRPSHKAAPLHPKPPQPQQAPPQQQPTLQQQQQQLQPQSAPPPQHQLSSQILHSSQPLHQRPMSPPTLTPQGLLSSQPPQMLLEDDEEPGSTTPINQVQLYLQQFQQARQPQQSMQALQAQVRQQQQLQQSQQQQGQTSLLQSAQVQSQLSTQTSLPPPHISVQSQAQSAPSHQALPPQIPLHQARHMQHAQQQPQQSQPPQLNYQQGPGLAGQSQGSQHKVPMPSNKAQQIIQQQQEQPSPRPTKADSYNMGHMRDNPSPLMMHSPQLPQYPPVSHLSPPHNMQPKKRAPGSQSAIKEEKLPPSPVMREQFNPAMRPDHHKHPENKPSQPGHSQQNVKSMDSSRPVIRSSESSGPPPSLQDKDKFKQEPKTPTAPKKVQDVKLKNMGSWASLAQKSTSTPSSAVKSSSDSFEQFRRAAREKEEREKALKAQAEQAEKDRLRREQDKLRGRDEEDVMEPSRRVHEEPRRRLEQQHVQAPSQQQPQVQQEPQPAAIQQPPQPPTPPQPAAQNPLDNQRELARRREQERRRREAMTATIDMNFQSDLMAIFEENLF
- the brd4 gene encoding bromodomain-containing protein 4 isoform X1 is translated as MDYKMHAKSNDLLDFQKLDALLEKIAHSVSVKRESSEECNGISSALSVESVPGPRLNWCPANTTTPAPAPASGPEATPHPVRMGDGLDTAQMSGSSSQGQAQSSGNLLAPECINPNRPKRQTNQLQYLLKVVVKTLWKHQFAWPFHAPVDAIKLNLPDYYTIIKTPMDMGTIKKRLENSYYWNAQECIQDFNTMFTNCYIYNKPGDDIVLMAEALEKIFLQKVSEMPQEEIEIVVMTGKGRGRGRREGGLNLKPGAIIDSSSPTPLTRGLSNLAPAPPSQRPVQGPPSLPPQPLIQALPSHVPSTLPNLAPQLGAPYSLGQSDCAPQVPIMTSVPLPVQTSLPPSSIQSTAPMLQTPITMTKQRKSQKRKADTTTPTANDQLSESSPAESKSGKTLPRRESNRPTKLIKKEAPDSQHHIGMGTGLSGPSGGLSPKPQDQMGYCAVLVREMLSKKHAAYAWPFYKPVDVDALGLHDYHDIIKHPMDLSTIKVKLENRQYREPQEFAADVRLMFSNCYKYNPPDHEVVAMARKLQDVFEMRFAKMPDEPESKPVVSVPAPTLHHPAPVKPQPPLAHVPSSSDSSSDSSSESESSTDDSEEERAQRLAELQEQLKAVHEQLAALSQPQASKPKRKEKEKKEKKKDKHKKKGSVPGLVDEIQDATPVSQLSKKTKTTNNNNKEIVTKKKPSKKEGMKSIHPSNLQPLPSLEDDLGATGSSITGEKCKPMTYEEKRQLSLDINKLPGDKLGRVVHIIQSREPSLKNSNPDEIEIDFETLKPSTLRELERYVSSCLRKKKKVPVEKSVESMATSKKAGSSSESSDSSSDSEAEGTGMIKQQKKKSQSLKEGKKSQPQVQMGPTQAGIQSQAVGPQSSSQMKQQQHQPPSAGFMAPPPVAALESSQLLETSFESLPPFGQPLMHMSHHTGNSASPAPPHLNTHSAGPVSPETHPFLNQHPVLTSPALHGSMPQQPSRPSHKAAPLHPKPPQPQQAPPQQQPTLQQQQQQLQPQSAPPPQHQLSSQILHSSQPLHQRPMSPPTLTPQGLLSSQPPQMLLEDDEEPGSTTPINQVQLYLQQFQQARQPQQSMQALQAQVRQQQQLQQSQQQQGQTSLLQSAQVQSQLSTQTSLPPPHISVQSQAQSAPSHQALPPQIPLHQARHMQHAQQQPQQSQPPQLNYQQGPGLAGQSQGSQHKVPMPSNKAQQIIQQQQEQPSPRPTKADSYNMGHMRDNPSPLMMHSPQLPQYPPVSHLSPPHNMQPKKQRAPGSQSAIKEEKLPPSPVMREQFNPAMRPDHHKHPENKPSQPGHSQQNVKSMDSSRPVIRSSESSGPPPSLQDKDKFKQEPKTPTAPKKVQDVKLKNMGSWASLAQKSTSTPSSAVKSSSDSFEQFRRAAREKEEREKALKAQAEQAEKDRLRREQDKLRGRDEEDVMEPSRRVHEEPRRRLEQQHVQAPSQQQPQVQQEPQPAAIQQPPQPPTPPQPAAQNPLDNQRELARRREQERRRREAMTATIDMNFQSDLMAIFEENLF
- the brd4 gene encoding bromodomain-containing protein 4 isoform X3, with protein sequence MDYKMHAKSNDLLDFQKLDALLEKIAHSVSVKRESSEECNGISSALSVESVPGPRLNWCPANTTTPAPAPASGPEATPHPVRMGDGLDTAQMSGSSSQGQAQSSGNLLAPECINPNRPKRQTNQLQYLLKVVVKTLWKHQFAWPFHAPVDAIKLNLPDYYTIIKTPMDMGTIKKRLENSYYWNAQECIQDFNTMFTNCYIYNKPGDDIVLMAEALEKIFLQKVSEMPQEEIEIVVMTGKGRGRGRREGGLNLKPGAIIDSSSPTPLTRGLSNLAPAPPSQRPVQGPPSLPPQPLIQALPSHVPSTLPNLAPQLGAPYSLGQSDCAPQVPIMTSVPLPVQTSLPPSSIQSTAPMLQTPITMTKQRKSQKRKADTTTPTANDQLSESSPAESKSGKTLPRRESNRPTKLIKKEAPDSQHHIGMGTGLSGPSGGLSPKPQDQMGYCAVLVREMLSKKHAAYAWPFYKPVDVDALGLHDYHDIIKHPMDLSTIKVKLENRQYREPQEFAADVRLMFSNCYKYNPPDHEVVAMARKLQDVFEMRFAKMPDEPESKPVVSVPAPTLHHPAPVKPQPPLAHVPSSSDSSSDSSSESESSTDDSEEERAQRLAELQEQLKAVHEQLAALSQPQASKPKRKEKEKKEKKKDKHKKKGSVPGLVDEIQDATPVSQLSKKTKTTNNNNKEIVTKKKPSKKEGMKSIHPSNLQPLPSLEDDLGATGSSITGEKCKPMTYEEKRQLSLDINKLPGDKLGRVVHIIQSREPSLKNSNPDEIEIDFETLKPSTLRELERYVSSCLRKKKKVPVEKSVESMATSKKAGSSSESSDSSSDSEAEGMIKQQKKKSQSLKEGKKSQPQVQMGPTQAGIQSQAVGPQSSSQMKQQQHQPPSAGFMAPPPVAALESSQLLETSFESLPPFGQPLMHMSHHTGNSASPAPPHLNTHSAGPVSPETHPFLNQHPVLTSPALHGSMPQQPSRPSHKAAPLHPKPPQPQQAPPQQQPTLQQQQQQLQPQSAPPPQHQLSSQILHSSQPLHQRPMSPPTLTPQGLLSSQPPQMLLEDDEEPGSTTPINQVQLYLQQFQQARQPQQSMQALQAQVRQQQQLQQSQQQQGQTSLLQSAQVQSQLSTQTSLPPPHISVQSQAQSAPSHQALPPQIPLHQARHMQHAQQQPQQSQPPQLNYQQGPGLAGQSQGSQHKVPMPSNKAQQIIQQQQEQPSPRPTKADSYNMGHMRDNPSPLMMHSPQLPQYPPVSHLSPPHNMQPKKQRAPGSQSAIKEEKLPPSPVMREQFNPAMRPDHHKHPENKPSQPGHSQQNVKSMDSSRPVIRSSESSGPPPSLQDKDKFKQEPKTPTAPKKVQDVKLKNMGSWASLAQKSTSTPSSAVKSSSDSFEQFRRAAREKEEREKALKAQAEQAEKDRLRREQDKLRGRDEEDVMEPSRRVHEEPRRRLEQQHVQAPSQQQPQVQQEPQPAAIQQPPQPPTPPQPAAQNPLDNQRELARRREQERRRREAMTATIDMNFQSDLMAIFEENLF
- the brd4 gene encoding bromodomain-containing protein 4 isoform X4, with the translated sequence MGDGLDTAQMSGSSSQGQAQSSGNLLAPECINPNRPKRQTNQLQYLLKVVVKTLWKHQFAWPFHAPVDAIKLNLPDYYTIIKTPMDMGTIKKRLENSYYWNAQECIQDFNTMFTNCYIYNKPGDDIVLMAEALEKIFLQKVSEMPQEEIEIVVMTGKGRGRGRREGGLNLKPGAIIDSSSPTPLTRGLSNLAPAPPSQRPVQGPPSLPPQPLIQALPSHVPSTLPNLAPQLGAPYSLGQSDCAPQVPIMTSVPLPVQTSLPPSSIQSTAPMLQTPITMTKQRKSQKRKADTTTPTANDQLSESSPAESKSGKTLPRRESNRPTKLIKKEAPDSQHHIGMGTGLSGPSGGLSPKPQDQMGYCAVLVREMLSKKHAAYAWPFYKPVDVDALGLHDYHDIIKHPMDLSTIKVKLENRQYREPQEFAADVRLMFSNCYKYNPPDHEVVAMARKLQDVFEMRFAKMPDEPESKPVVSVPAPTLHHPAPVKPQPPLAHVPSSSDSSSDSSSESESSTDDSEEERAQRLAELQEQLKAVHEQLAALSQPQASKPKRKEKEKKEKKKDKHKKKGSVPGLVDEIQDATPVSQLSKKTKTTNNNNKEIVTKKKPSKKEGMKSIHPSNLQPLPSLEDDLGATGSSITGEKCKPMTYEEKRQLSLDINKLPGDKLGRVVHIIQSREPSLKNSNPDEIEIDFETLKPSTLRELERYVSSCLRKKKKVPVEKSVESMATSKKAGSSSESSDSSSDSEAEGTGMIKQQKKKSQSLKEGKKSQPQVQMGPTQAGIQSQAVGPQSSSQMKQQQHQPPSAGFMAPPPVAALESSQLLETSFESLPPFGQPLMHMSHHTGNSASPAPPHLNTHSAGPVSPETHPFLNQHPVLTSPALHGSMPQQPSRPSHKAAPLHPKPPQPQQAPPQQQPTLQQQQQQLQPQSAPPPQHQLSSQILHSSQPLHQRPMSPPTLTPQGLLSSQPPQMLLEDDEEPGSTTPINQVQLYLQQFQQARQPQQSMQALQAQVRQQQQLQQSQQQQGQTSLLQSAQVQSQLSTQTSLPPPHISVQSQAQSAPSHQALPPQIPLHQARHMQHAQQQPQQSQPPQLNYQQGPGLAGQSQGSQHKVPMPSNKAQQIIQQQQEQPSPRPTKADSYNMGHMRDNPSPLMMHSPQLPQYPPVSHLSPPHNMQPKKQRAPGSQSAIKEEKLPPSPVMREQFNPAMRPDHHKHPENKPSQPGHSQQNVKSMDSSRPVIRSSESSGPPPSLQDKDKFKQEPKTPTAPKKVQDVKLKNMGSWASLAQKSTSTPSSAVKSSSDSFEQFRRAAREKEEREKALKAQAEQAEKDRLRREQDKLRGRDEEDVMEPSRRVHEEPRRRLEQQHVQAPSQQQPQVQQEPQPAAIQQPPQPPTPPQPAAQNPLDNQRELARRREQERRRREAMTATIDMNFQSDLMAIFEENLF